One genomic region from Fulvitalea axinellae encodes:
- a CDS encoding SDR family NAD(P)-dependent oxidoreductase produces MSGKEKTKASETDERDPIAIVGIGCRFPGGVHGPDSYWEALKNGFDGITDVPADRWSTEEYYDPDTTKFGKIKSRKGGFIDTYDQFDPELFGLFPKEAESMDPQQRLLLESTFEAMEDSGTRLEELKGTKTSVFMGVFMNDYWDIQTAPMHRNRITPHIPMGVSLTSIANRISYVFDLKGASVSLDTACSSSLVALHLACRSIWDGEADQSMAGGVALHLKPESWMMLSKGGFLSPDGYCKSFDERANGYVRSEGVGVMMLKPLSKAKADGDDIYALIEGSAVNSDGFTADGYTVPSEIQQTAMLKAAYKDAGINPKEVQFVEAHGTGTKAGDPKETRAFANVFTPEREEGENLVIGSVKSNMGHTEAAAGVAGLIKLTLCIKNRQIPQNLHFQKGNPAIPFDEWKLKVPTELQEWPHPGRRLLGGLNSFGAGGTNAHLVVAEFVSEQTEGKKEDKKREMSLLTLSARSENALRDMADEYVAYLSKTQDSLGLICNNAGKYRSTFEYRLAVAGRTKEQMIESLEAYIAGEDRPGMVASHLPEVKKRKIGFVFSGQGPQWYAMARQLLETEPVFRNVVLEIEKHFTEIAPWSLLEEMMKDEENSSITDTRIAQPAIMAVQIGLMELWKSYGIEPEGVVGHSIGEIAAAYTSGALNLRQATEVIYHRSRGQNKASGAGKMLAVGVTHKEALELIKGKEHQIGIGAINSPNMVTLSGDTGPLEMLATELEEKDIFARFLRVTVPFHSHHMEPLKDDLISSLAHMQGEKAKIALYSTVTGKRESGEHLTSDYWYKNVRMPVYFTDGVSAMIEDGFDTFIEIAPHPVLSQSVVDLLAHHKKDGDVIPSIRRKDDDFLVFTGSVGKLFTIGVEPDWDLAHPATGKADLPGYPFQRSRYWMESDEHMRLRTEARQHPNLLLGTQSGANEDCFVWDIELDKATDPYIEDHQVDDVIIFPGAGHIELATVAGQLSFGEDFGFLEDINFQSALFLPDDGEPPLVRLEISNSEGRYWLSTKPRDEKDAKWTRHSNGKINHFGDKYDFTAVDLEELKERVRFRQPITPLYKELKQGGLLYGDTFRAITDLWTSPGEVLSQVTLHDSLEHGIERYNLHPAVLDACLHTIFAGKPSTAEEKRGIYLPVSMDRYKFFKKPASKSVWNYVKLNEVTDKIISGDLHIFDEEGDLVALVDNVRCKYIEGSRGESQHDVYVGSAEYRWNLLEEKGESAEATGNAVIFADARGVSGGIATALQAKGLGVVKVFEGNEFERVDDTTYRVNPTDQEQIARVLSEVGTVDRVVYLWGMHEEFAEENTNQELIDNQARLARRTFNTLCAIADAGLNPETWMVTSGYDLVTAEDDTVAMGQAVLAGTTRVTINEYPHIPMRFVDFSAEITDTEIATFSDVVLLKNEKPANTEWALRGDDVYVRRFEHVDPEEAETEFGKTKMEASGSAYRAEVLTSGDMDSLVYRAFHADQLASGDVRIEVKASGLSERDVQTAVGLLEEEAVEGGLSQQTLGVQCAGVVTAVSENVTGIKVGDSVMAWTANGLAGTVTTPSSCVAPKPESLDWQTAATVPVAYLTAYYALNRLAQIDEDDRVLIHNATGGTGLASVRLAQSAGAEVYATAATESGRDFLRQQGVENVFDSSELSFYDAVMEATEGQGVDVVLNTLSGKALRQSLKCLRAFGRFVELGKTDIYNDASLDLKRFGDNLSYHAVDMDRIMAGKPKLGARMFAEVTALLDSGKIKADAPKVFEATAMVAALKTQAEADNIGDVAVVMESGVEVDVLPAQKLTLHKDGTYVVTGGASGTGLELAKWLTEEGAGHLVLMSRSGTKSDYDREVIAKMEEAGVKVDLPKGDITDYEAVKSVFDGLEAKGWPAVRGIIHSAGLLADATLPRMDDERFKSVYNPKVIGAWNLHKASAGHPLDFCLFLSSVSSIFGLPGQVNYSSANNFLDRLAMHRQTQGLAGSSVNLGVMGNFAGMSREGGNVMNVLGNQGWLPMTFKSVKTKIEKLLLQRRSARMAADIDWKRFREFFIHLTSDARFAHLLTDEALNVSGSGSAGGTLKDQVMELEGEAREALLTEKLTEALAKILGTSPDKVDPGMSISKIGLDSLMQTQLRNWVHQKVEVNYPLMKIAKGPSLAELAGNLLEELSAVTEEGAGEGPDGRPLVVGTSNDVMGLTDAEDAEVLANKYLVRIRSAKTETARLRVFCCHPVGAGASMFSHFMYNAPDDVDIYAFQMPGRENRLDEASHSDIRLLVDEMGEAIQPYLDRPFALWGHSFGGIVMFELAHHLREQFGKNVSHFFASATIAPQLTTTWRNSDIISETALRETSEQRLLSLMSYIDDEDFVLQILPIMRNDMPLIMNYPYADRAPLDCSITVFSAFEDDVVTAKEMEQWEIQTTANFRQEIVHGDHWFLSRNRDFVLEVLSRDLSEVMDVMEQN; encoded by the coding sequence ATGTCTGGAAAAGAAAAGACAAAAGCATCCGAAACGGATGAAAGGGACCCGATAGCAATTGTAGGTATCGGCTGTCGGTTCCCTGGAGGGGTACACGGTCCCGATTCTTATTGGGAAGCGCTTAAAAATGGCTTTGACGGTATTACTGATGTGCCTGCGGACCGTTGGAGTACGGAGGAATATTACGATCCTGACACGACGAAATTCGGTAAGATAAAAAGCCGTAAAGGCGGCTTTATCGATACGTATGATCAGTTTGATCCTGAGTTGTTTGGGTTGTTTCCTAAAGAAGCCGAGAGTATGGACCCGCAACAACGCCTGTTGCTGGAATCCACTTTTGAAGCGATGGAAGACTCGGGGACTCGCCTAGAGGAACTGAAGGGAACGAAGACCAGCGTGTTCATGGGAGTTTTCATGAATGACTATTGGGATATCCAAACGGCTCCGATGCACCGCAACCGAATCACGCCGCATATTCCTATGGGTGTCTCGCTAACGTCGATTGCCAACAGGATTTCCTATGTATTCGACCTGAAAGGGGCGAGTGTGAGTTTGGATACCGCTTGTTCGTCGTCTTTGGTTGCCTTGCATTTGGCATGTCGCAGTATTTGGGACGGCGAAGCCGATCAGTCGATGGCCGGCGGTGTGGCGCTGCACTTGAAGCCCGAATCGTGGATGATGCTTTCCAAGGGTGGGTTTTTGAGCCCCGACGGCTACTGCAAATCTTTTGACGAGAGGGCAAACGGCTACGTCCGAAGCGAGGGCGTAGGCGTAATGATGCTCAAGCCACTTTCTAAAGCCAAAGCCGATGGCGACGATATCTACGCTTTGATCGAAGGCTCGGCGGTAAACTCTGACGGCTTTACGGCTGATGGGTATACTGTCCCAAGCGAAATCCAGCAAACAGCGATGTTGAAAGCGGCTTATAAAGACGCCGGTATCAACCCTAAAGAGGTACAGTTTGTAGAGGCGCACGGTACGGGAACCAAGGCTGGTGACCCGAAAGAGACCAGAGCGTTCGCCAATGTTTTCACACCTGAAAGGGAAGAAGGCGAGAATTTGGTGATTGGTTCCGTGAAAAGTAACATGGGCCATACCGAAGCCGCCGCTGGTGTTGCGGGGCTTATCAAGTTGACCTTGTGTATCAAAAACAGGCAGATTCCACAGAACTTGCACTTCCAGAAAGGAAACCCGGCAATTCCTTTTGATGAATGGAAATTGAAAGTGCCGACCGAACTCCAAGAATGGCCGCATCCCGGGCGACGTTTGCTTGGCGGTCTGAACTCTTTTGGCGCAGGCGGAACTAACGCTCACCTAGTGGTTGCGGAATTTGTATCTGAGCAAACAGAGGGGAAGAAAGAGGATAAAAAGCGGGAGATGAGCTTGCTTACTCTCTCTGCCCGTTCGGAAAACGCTTTGAGAGATATGGCCGATGAGTATGTCGCTTATCTTTCAAAGACCCAAGATTCTTTGGGCTTGATCTGTAATAATGCGGGTAAATATCGCTCCACGTTCGAATACCGTTTGGCCGTGGCTGGCCGGACCAAGGAACAAATGATCGAGTCTTTGGAAGCGTATATCGCCGGAGAAGATCGTCCGGGCATGGTGGCGAGTCACCTTCCGGAAGTTAAAAAGCGCAAGATCGGTTTCGTATTCTCGGGTCAGGGCCCGCAGTGGTACGCTATGGCTCGCCAGTTGCTAGAAACTGAGCCGGTGTTCCGTAATGTGGTGCTCGAAATAGAGAAACACTTTACCGAAATCGCTCCTTGGTCGCTTCTTGAGGAGATGATGAAGGACGAGGAGAATTCCTCGATCACAGATACGCGTATCGCTCAACCAGCCATTATGGCCGTTCAGATCGGTCTTATGGAATTGTGGAAGAGCTACGGAATCGAGCCTGAAGGTGTCGTAGGGCACTCTATCGGTGAGATTGCGGCGGCTTACACGTCCGGAGCGCTTAATTTGCGTCAGGCGACTGAGGTGATTTATCACAGAAGCCGTGGCCAGAACAAGGCTAGCGGCGCCGGAAAAATGTTGGCCGTAGGCGTAACGCATAAGGAAGCCTTGGAATTGATCAAAGGCAAGGAACACCAGATCGGTATCGGAGCGATCAACAGCCCGAATATGGTGACTTTGAGTGGCGATACCGGACCTTTGGAGATGCTTGCCACCGAGTTGGAGGAGAAAGACATCTTCGCCCGCTTCTTACGCGTGACCGTTCCGTTCCACAGCCATCATATGGAGCCGTTGAAAGATGATCTTATTTCGTCTTTAGCGCATATGCAGGGCGAAAAAGCCAAGATTGCTCTTTACTCTACAGTAACGGGTAAGCGAGAAAGCGGAGAGCATCTTACCAGCGATTATTGGTACAAAAACGTTCGTATGCCGGTGTATTTCACCGACGGCGTTTCGGCGATGATCGAGGACGGTTTCGACACGTTTATCGAAATCGCCCCGCATCCGGTACTTTCGCAGTCGGTGGTTGACCTTTTGGCCCACCACAAAAAAGATGGCGACGTTATTCCTTCTATCCGAAGAAAAGACGACGACTTCCTCGTGTTTACCGGTTCTGTAGGAAAACTTTTCACCATAGGTGTCGAACCTGATTGGGATTTGGCACATCCGGCCACGGGCAAAGCCGACCTTCCGGGTTATCCGTTCCAGCGTAGCCGTTATTGGATGGAAAGCGACGAGCATATGAGGTTGCGCACCGAAGCCCGCCAGCATCCGAATTTGTTGTTGGGAACGCAGTCGGGAGCCAACGAGGACTGCTTCGTTTGGGATATCGAACTGGACAAAGCTACCGACCCTTATATCGAAGACCACCAAGTCGATGATGTGATCATCTTCCCGGGTGCCGGCCATATCGAGTTGGCTACTGTTGCCGGGCAGCTGTCTTTCGGCGAGGATTTCGGATTCTTGGAAGATATCAATTTCCAGTCGGCGCTCTTCTTGCCGGACGACGGCGAACCGCCGCTCGTGCGTTTGGAAATATCGAATTCGGAAGGCCGTTATTGGCTTTCGACCAAACCTAGAGACGAGAAAGACGCCAAATGGACACGTCATTCAAACGGTAAGATCAACCACTTCGGCGACAAATACGACTTCACTGCGGTTGATTTGGAAGAACTGAAGGAACGTGTACGTTTCCGCCAGCCGATCACGCCGCTTTACAAAGAGCTGAAGCAAGGCGGACTGTTGTACGGCGATACTTTCCGTGCCATCACCGACTTGTGGACTTCGCCGGGCGAAGTGCTTAGCCAAGTGACTTTGCACGATTCTCTTGAGCACGGTATCGAGCGCTACAACCTGCATCCTGCGGTATTGGACGCTTGTCTGCACACGATTTTCGCCGGAAAACCGAGTACGGCAGAGGAAAAACGCGGCATCTACCTTCCGGTCAGCATGGATCGTTATAAGTTCTTTAAGAAACCGGCCTCGAAATCGGTTTGGAACTATGTGAAGCTGAACGAAGTCACTGACAAAATCATCAGCGGAGATCTCCATATTTTTGACGAAGAAGGTGATTTGGTGGCATTGGTAGACAATGTTCGCTGTAAATACATCGAAGGTTCCAGAGGAGAAAGCCAGCACGACGTTTATGTCGGTAGCGCGGAGTATCGCTGGAATCTTTTGGAGGAAAAAGGCGAATCTGCCGAAGCTACTGGCAATGCCGTGATTTTTGCCGATGCCAGAGGCGTAAGCGGCGGAATCGCTACAGCCTTGCAGGCCAAAGGATTGGGTGTCGTTAAGGTGTTCGAAGGAAATGAATTCGAGCGTGTTGACGATACAACCTACCGAGTGAACCCTACGGATCAGGAGCAAATCGCCCGTGTTCTGTCTGAAGTTGGAACCGTGGACCGCGTTGTGTACCTGTGGGGAATGCACGAGGAATTCGCCGAGGAAAATACCAACCAGGAATTGATCGACAACCAGGCTCGTTTGGCAAGGCGTACGTTCAACACGCTTTGCGCTATCGCCGACGCCGGTTTGAATCCTGAGACCTGGATGGTGACTTCGGGTTATGACTTGGTTACCGCGGAAGACGATACTGTAGCTATGGGACAAGCTGTTTTGGCGGGAACCACACGCGTTACCATCAACGAATATCCGCATATTCCGATGCGTTTCGTAGACTTCAGCGCTGAGATCACCGACACTGAAATCGCCACTTTCTCGGATGTCGTATTGTTGAAAAACGAAAAGCCGGCCAACACCGAGTGGGCTTTGCGTGGCGATGACGTTTATGTGAGAAGATTCGAGCACGTTGATCCCGAGGAAGCCGAAACGGAATTCGGTAAAACGAAGATGGAAGCTTCTGGCTCGGCCTATCGTGCGGAAGTCTTGACAAGCGGAGATATGGATTCTCTGGTTTACCGTGCTTTCCACGCCGACCAACTTGCTTCGGGCGATGTTCGTATTGAAGTGAAAGCTTCGGGATTGTCAGAGAGAGACGTTCAGACAGCGGTTGGCCTTCTTGAGGAAGAAGCCGTAGAGGGCGGACTGTCCCAACAGACTTTGGGTGTGCAGTGCGCTGGCGTGGTGACTGCCGTAAGCGAAAACGTAACGGGAATCAAAGTAGGCGATTCGGTAATGGCTTGGACTGCCAACGGCCTGGCCGGAACCGTGACAACTCCGTCGTCTTGTGTGGCGCCAAAACCGGAAAGTTTGGATTGGCAAACCGCGGCGACCGTTCCGGTAGCTTACCTGACCGCTTATTATGCGCTCAACCGACTCGCCCAAATTGACGAGGACGACCGCGTATTGATCCACAATGCCACAGGCGGAACCGGGTTGGCGTCTGTTCGCTTGGCGCAATCGGCGGGAGCGGAAGTATACGCTACCGCGGCGACCGAATCGGGAAGGGATTTTCTGCGTCAGCAAGGCGTTGAGAATGTTTTCGATTCTTCCGAATTGTCATTCTACGACGCCGTAATGGAAGCCACCGAAGGCCAAGGTGTCGATGTTGTGCTGAACACATTGTCGGGAAAGGCTTTGAGACAAAGCTTGAAATGCCTCCGCGCGTTCGGCCGTTTCGTAGAGCTTGGCAAAACCGACATTTACAACGACGCTAGCCTCGACCTTAAGCGCTTTGGCGATAACCTGTCTTACCATGCGGTGGATATGGACCGGATTATGGCTGGCAAGCCGAAATTGGGCGCCCGTATGTTTGCGGAAGTAACCGCTCTGCTTGATTCCGGAAAAATTAAGGCAGACGCTCCAAAAGTATTCGAAGCTACCGCAATGGTGGCCGCTTTGAAAACTCAGGCCGAAGCCGATAATATAGGCGATGTGGCCGTCGTGATGGAAAGCGGTGTTGAGGTTGACGTGTTGCCGGCCCAAAAACTTACGCTCCATAAAGACGGAACATATGTCGTGACCGGTGGCGCTAGCGGAACCGGACTTGAGTTGGCCAAATGGCTCACCGAAGAAGGCGCTGGCCACTTGGTGTTGATGAGCCGTAGCGGAACAAAATCTGATTACGACCGCGAGGTGATCGCGAAGATGGAAGAGGCCGGCGTAAAAGTCGATCTTCCGAAAGGCGATATTACCGACTACGAAGCCGTAAAATCCGTATTCGACGGATTGGAAGCGAAAGGTTGGCCAGCGGTAAGAGGCATTATTCACTCAGCCGGACTTTTGGCTGACGCCACTCTCCCGAGAATGGACGACGAGCGATTCAAGAGCGTTTATAACCCGAAAGTGATCGGAGCTTGGAACTTGCATAAAGCTTCGGCGGGCCACCCGTTGGATTTCTGCCTTTTCCTTTCTTCTGTTTCTTCGATTTTCGGATTGCCGGGACAGGTGAACTATTCTTCGGCCAACAACTTCCTGGATAGGTTGGCAATGCATCGTCAGACTCAGGGCTTGGCCGGTAGCTCGGTGAACCTTGGCGTGATGGGCAATTTTGCCGGTATGTCGCGTGAGGGCGGTAACGTAATGAACGTTTTGGGTAACCAAGGCTGGTTGCCGATGACATTCAAATCGGTGAAAACCAAGATTGAGAAGCTGTTGCTCCAGCGTCGTTCGGCCCGTATGGCGGCGGATATTGACTGGAAGCGTTTCCGTGAGTTCTTTATCCACCTGACTTCCGATGCCAGATTCGCTCATTTGCTGACCGATGAAGCCCTGAATGTAAGCGGTTCGGGAAGTGCGGGCGGAACCCTGAAAGACCAGGTGATGGAACTGGAAGGAGAAGCCAGAGAAGCTTTGCTGACCGAGAAATTGACCGAAGCTTTGGCCAAAATCTTGGGGACATCGCCGGATAAGGTTGATCCGGGAATGTCGATTTCGAAAATCGGCCTCGATTCCCTGATGCAGACGCAGTTGCGTAACTGGGTTCATCAGAAAGTGGAAGTGAATTATCCGCTGATGAAAATCGCCAAGGGCCCAAGTCTGGCGGAGCTTGCCGGTAATTTGCTCGAAGAGCTGTCGGCGGTGACCGAAGAAGGAGCCGGCGAAGGCCCTGACGGACGTCCGTTGGTGGTTGGTACATCAAATGACGTGATGGGACTCACCGACGCTGAGGACGCCGAAGTGTTGGCCAACAAGTATTTGGTCCGAATCAGATCGGCGAAAACGGAAACGGCCAGATTGCGCGTGTTCTGCTGTCACCCGGTAGGTGCCGGCGCCTCAATGTTCAGCCACTTTATGTACAACGCTCCGGACGACGTGGATATTTACGCCTTCCAGATGCCGGGCCGTGAAAACCGTTTGGACGAGGCTTCGCATTCGGATATCCGCCTGTTGGTAGACGAAATGGGCGAGGCTATTCAGCCTTACCTTGACCGTCCGTTCGCCTTGTGGGGGCACAGCTTCGGCGGAATCGTGATGTTCGAATTGGCGCATCACTTGCGTGAGCAATTCGGCAAAAACGTATCGCACTTCTTCGCGTCGGCTACCATCGCTCCGCAGTTGACGACAACTTGGAGAAACAGCGACATCATCAGCGAAACCGCCCTGAGGGAAACCTCCGAGCAACGCCTGCTGAGCCTGATGTCGTACATCGACGACGAAGACTTCGTGTTGCAGATTCTTCCGATTATGAGAAACGATATGCCGTTGATTATGAACTATCCGTATGCGGACCGCGCTCCGTTGGATTGCTCGATTACGGTATTCTCAGCCTTTGAGGACGATGTGGTAACGGCCAAGGAAATGGAGCAATGGGAAATCCAGACAACGGCCAACTTCCGTCAGGAAATCGTACACGGCGACCACTGGTTCTTGAGCAGAAACAGAGACTTCGTTCTTGAAGTCCTTTCCCGAGACCTTTCCGAAGTGATGGATGTAATGGAGCAGAATTGA